In Vitis riparia cultivar Riparia Gloire de Montpellier isolate 1030 chromosome 19, EGFV_Vit.rip_1.0, whole genome shotgun sequence, the following proteins share a genomic window:
- the LOC117908780 gene encoding G-type lectin S-receptor-like serine/threonine-protein kinase At4g27290 isoform X8 yields the protein MTLLKRDDCDDYAICGVYGICKIDESPKCECMKGFRPKFQSNWDMADWSNGCIRSTPLDCQKGDGFVKYSDVKLPDTRNSWFNESMNLKECASLCLRNCSCTSYANSDIRGGGSGCLLWFGDLIDIRDFTQNGQEFYVRMAASELEASSSIKSSSKKKKKHVIIIFISITGIVLLSLVLTLYVLKKRKKQLKRKGYMDHNSRDENNEGQAHLELPLFDLDTLLNATNNFSSYNKLGEGGFGPVYKGILQEGQEIAVKIMSKTSRQGLKEFKNEVESIAKLQHRNLVKLLGCCIHGRERMLIYEYMPNKSLDLFIFDQMQSVVLDWPKRFLIINGIARGLLYLHQDSRLRIIHRDLKAGNILLDEEMTPKISDFGMARSFRGNETEANTKRVVGTYGYMSPEYAIDGLYSTKSDVFSFGVLVLEIVSGKRNRGFSHPDHSLNLLGHAWTLYMEGRSMELIDTSVGDMHDLSQVLRSINVGLLCVQCSLDDRPSMYSVVLMLSSDGALPRPKEPGFFTGREAKSSSSNQGPSSGNGVTITMLDGR from the exons ATGACCCTTCTAAAG AGGGATGACTGTGACGATTATGCAATATGTGGGGTATATGGAATCTGTAAGATTGATGAATCTCCAAAATGTGAGTGCATGAAGGGATTTAGGCCAAAGTTCCAAAGCAATTGGGACATGGCAGACTGGTCAAATGGATGCATTCGAAGCACTCCGCTGGATTGTCAGAAGGGTGATGGATTTGTAAAGTACTCTGATGTGAAACTGCCAGACACGCGGAACTCCTGGTTTAATGAAAGCATGAACCTTAAGGAATGTGCTTCCCTGTGCTTGAGGAACTGCTCTTGCACTTCTTATGCAAATTCGGATATCAGAGGAGGAGGAAGTGGATGCTTGCTCTGGTTTGGTGACTTGATTGATATCAGAGACTTCACTCAAAACGGGCAAGAGTTTTATGTAAGGATGGCTGCATCAGAATTAG AAGCTTCTTCAAGCATAAAAAGCAGctccaagaagaagaaaaagcatgTCATTATCATCTTTATATCAATTACAGGAATAGTTCTTTTAAGTCTAGTCCTGACCTTGTATGTGctcaagaaaaggaagaagcaACTAAAGAGAAAAG GATACATGGATCATAATTCAAGAGATGAAAATAATGAAGGCCAAGCGCATTTAGAGTTACCATTATTTGACTTGGATACATTATTGAATGCCACCAATAACTTTTCTAGTTACAATAAGCTTGGAGAGGGTGGTTTTGGACCTGTCTATAAG GGAATATTGCAAGAGGGACAAGAAATTGCAGTGAAGATAATGTCAAAAACTTCTAGACAAGGATTAAAagagttcaaaaatgaagttgaatccATTGCAAAACTTCAACACCGAAATCTTGTAAAGCTTCTTGGATGCTGCATTCATGGCAGAGAAAGAATGCTGATTTATGAATACATGCCCAACAAAAGCTTGGACTTGTTCATTTTTG ATCAAATGCAAAGCGTGGTACTAGATTGGCCTAAGCGCTTCCTCATTATCAATGGGATTGCTCGAGGCCTTCTTTATCTTCATCAAGATTCCAGACTCAGGATAATCCATAGAGATCTAAAAGCAGGCAATATTTTGCTAGATGAGGAGATGACTccaaaaatttcagattttggtATGGCTAGAAGTTTTAGAGGAAACGAAACTGAAGCAAATACAAAAAGAGTGGTTGGAACATA TGGTTATATGTCTCCAGAATATGCAATTGATGGACTATACTCAACAAAGTCAGATGTTTTTAGCTTTGGTGTTCTGGTGCTAGAGATTGTGAGTGGGAAGAGAAATAGAGGATTTTCTCACCCAGACCACTCCCTTAACCTTCTTGGGCAT gCATGGACATTGTACATGGAAGGCAGGTCTATGGAGCTGATTGATACATCAGTTGGGGACATGCATGATCTATCACAAGTGTTACGTTCGATCAATGTGGGACTCTTATGCGTACAGTGTAGTCTAGATGATAGACCGAGCATGTATTCGGTGGTTCTGATGTTGAGTAGCGACGGTGCACTACCTCGGCCTAAAGAGCCTGGTTTTTTCACTGGAAGGGAAGCAAAGTCCTCCTCAAGCAATCAGGGGCCATCTTCAGGCAATGGGGTCACCATTACAATGTTAGATGGTCGATAG
- the LOC117908780 gene encoding G-type lectin S-receptor-like serine/threonine-protein kinase At4g27290 isoform X2, whose amino-acid sequence MFFSTHTSRTQRHIFGGEEKYTETWKAPKILGFFFFLYLGTPMDALTTVVFIFSYAFSLLRISTAVDTITRNQHIRAGETITSAGGTFELGFFSPGNSKNRYLGIWYKKVAPRTVVWVANRESPLTDSSGVLKVTQQGTLVLVNDTNGIIWNSSSSRSAQDPNAQLLESGNLVMRNGNDGDPENFLWQSFDYPCDTLLPGMKLGRNRVTGLDRYLSSWKSADDPSKGNFTYGIDLSGFPQLLLRNGLAVEFRAGPWDGVRYSGIPQLTNNSVYTFHFVSNEKEIYFIYSLVNSSVIMRLVLTPDGKAQRFTYTDQKNEWIPYSTAQRDDCDDYAICGVYGICKIDESPKCECMKGFRPKFQSNWDMADWSNGCIRSTPLDCQKGDGFVKYSDVKLPDTRNSWFNESMNLKECASLCLRNCSCTSYANSDIRGGGSGCLLWFGDLIDIRDFTQNGQEFYVRMAASELASSSIKSSSKKKKKHVIIIFISITGIVLLSLVLTLYVLKKRKKQLKRKGYMDHNSRDENNEGQAHLELPLFDLDTLLNATNNFSSYNKLGEGGFGPVYKGILQEGQEIAVKIMSKTSRQGLKEFKNEVESIAKLQHRNLVKLLGCCIHGRERMLIYEYMPNKSLDLFIFDQMQSVVLDWPKRFLIINGIARGLLYLHQDSRLRIIHRDLKAGNILLDEEMTPKISDFGMARSFRGNETEANTKRVVGTYGYMSPEYAIDGLYSTKSDVFSFGVLVLEIVSGKRNRGFSHPDHSLNLLGHAWTLYMEGRSMELIDTSVGDMHDLSQVLRSINVGLLCVQCSLDDRPSMYSVVLMLSSDGALPRPKEPGFFTGREAKSSSSNQGPSSGNGVTITMLDGR is encoded by the exons ATGTTCTTCTCTACGCATACGAGTCGAACACAACGCCATATCTTTGGCGGCGAGGAAAAATATACGGAGACTTGGAAAGCACCTAAAATcttaggcttttttttttttttatatctaggAACACCTATGGATGCTCTTACAACAGTTGTGTTCATCTTCTCCTATGCATTCTCCCTCTTAAGAATCTCCACTGCAGTTGACACCATAACTAGAAATCAACACATTAGAGCTGGTGAAACCATCACTTCAGCGGGCGGGACCTTTGAATTGGGTTTCTTCAGTCCAGGTAATTCCAAGAATCGATACTTGGGGATATGGTACAAGAAAGTGGCTCCTCGGACAGTGGTATGGGTTGCCAATAGAGAAAGTCCACTAACTGATTCATCAGGAGTTTTAAAGGTCACTCAGCAGGGAACTCTTGTTCTGGTCAACGATACTAATGGAATTATTTGGAATTCTAGTTCATCACGTTCTGCACAGGATCCAAACGCTCAGCTTTTGGAATCTGGAAATCTTGTTATGAGAAATGGTAATGATGGTGATCCAGAAAACTTCCTATGGCAGAGTTTTGATTACCCATGCGATACTCTTCTTCCCGGCATGAAGCTTGGAAGGAATAGAGTAACAGGCCTGGATCGGTACCTGTCATCGTGGAAGAGTGCTGATGACCCTTCTAAAGGTAATTTTACTTATGGGATTGATCTAAGTGGATTTCCACAACTATTATTGAGGAATGGTTTAGCTGTAGAGTTTCGTGCTGGACCATGGGATGGTGTTCGATATAGTGGAATACCTCAATTAACAAACAACTCAGTTTATacatttcattttgtttctaatgAAAAGgagatatattttatttattctctagTTAACAGCTCTGTTATTATGAGGCTTGTGTTAACTCCTGATGGTAAAGCTCAGCGGTTCACATATACTGATCAAAAAAATGAATGGATTCCTTATTCAACTGCACAGAGGGATGACTGTGACGATTATGCAATATGTGGGGTATATGGAATCTGTAAGATTGATGAATCTCCAAAATGTGAGTGCATGAAGGGATTTAGGCCAAAGTTCCAAAGCAATTGGGACATGGCAGACTGGTCAAATGGATGCATTCGAAGCACTCCGCTGGATTGTCAGAAGGGTGATGGATTTGTAAAGTACTCTGATGTGAAACTGCCAGACACGCGGAACTCCTGGTTTAATGAAAGCATGAACCTTAAGGAATGTGCTTCCCTGTGCTTGAGGAACTGCTCTTGCACTTCTTATGCAAATTCGGATATCAGAGGAGGAGGAAGTGGATGCTTGCTCTGGTTTGGTGACTTGATTGATATCAGAGACTTCACTCAAAACGGGCAAGAGTTTTATGTAAGGATGGCTGCATCAGAATTAG CTTCTTCAAGCATAAAAAGCAGctccaagaagaagaaaaagcatgTCATTATCATCTTTATATCAATTACAGGAATAGTTCTTTTAAGTCTAGTCCTGACCTTGTATGTGctcaagaaaaggaagaagcaACTAAAGAGAAAAG GATACATGGATCATAATTCAAGAGATGAAAATAATGAAGGCCAAGCGCATTTAGAGTTACCATTATTTGACTTGGATACATTATTGAATGCCACCAATAACTTTTCTAGTTACAATAAGCTTGGAGAGGGTGGTTTTGGACCTGTCTATAAG GGAATATTGCAAGAGGGACAAGAAATTGCAGTGAAGATAATGTCAAAAACTTCTAGACAAGGATTAAAagagttcaaaaatgaagttgaatccATTGCAAAACTTCAACACCGAAATCTTGTAAAGCTTCTTGGATGCTGCATTCATGGCAGAGAAAGAATGCTGATTTATGAATACATGCCCAACAAAAGCTTGGACTTGTTCATTTTTG ATCAAATGCAAAGCGTGGTACTAGATTGGCCTAAGCGCTTCCTCATTATCAATGGGATTGCTCGAGGCCTTCTTTATCTTCATCAAGATTCCAGACTCAGGATAATCCATAGAGATCTAAAAGCAGGCAATATTTTGCTAGATGAGGAGATGACTccaaaaatttcagattttggtATGGCTAGAAGTTTTAGAGGAAACGAAACTGAAGCAAATACAAAAAGAGTGGTTGGAACATA TGGTTATATGTCTCCAGAATATGCAATTGATGGACTATACTCAACAAAGTCAGATGTTTTTAGCTTTGGTGTTCTGGTGCTAGAGATTGTGAGTGGGAAGAGAAATAGAGGATTTTCTCACCCAGACCACTCCCTTAACCTTCTTGGGCAT gCATGGACATTGTACATGGAAGGCAGGTCTATGGAGCTGATTGATACATCAGTTGGGGACATGCATGATCTATCACAAGTGTTACGTTCGATCAATGTGGGACTCTTATGCGTACAGTGTAGTCTAGATGATAGACCGAGCATGTATTCGGTGGTTCTGATGTTGAGTAGCGACGGTGCACTACCTCGGCCTAAAGAGCCTGGTTTTTTCACTGGAAGGGAAGCAAAGTCCTCCTCAAGCAATCAGGGGCCATCTTCAGGCAATGGGGTCACCATTACAATGTTAGATGGTCGATAG
- the LOC117908780 gene encoding G-type lectin S-receptor-like serine/threonine-protein kinase At4g27290 isoform X1, translating into MFFSTHTSRTQRHIFGGEEKYTETWKAPKILGFFFFLYLGTPMDALTTVVFIFSYAFSLLRISTAVDTITRNQHIRAGETITSAGGTFELGFFSPGNSKNRYLGIWYKKVAPRTVVWVANRESPLTDSSGVLKVTQQGTLVLVNDTNGIIWNSSSSRSAQDPNAQLLESGNLVMRNGNDGDPENFLWQSFDYPCDTLLPGMKLGRNRVTGLDRYLSSWKSADDPSKGNFTYGIDLSGFPQLLLRNGLAVEFRAGPWDGVRYSGIPQLTNNSVYTFHFVSNEKEIYFIYSLVNSSVIMRLVLTPDGKAQRFTYTDQKNEWIPYSTAQRDDCDDYAICGVYGICKIDESPKCECMKGFRPKFQSNWDMADWSNGCIRSTPLDCQKGDGFVKYSDVKLPDTRNSWFNESMNLKECASLCLRNCSCTSYANSDIRGGGSGCLLWFGDLIDIRDFTQNGQEFYVRMAASELEASSSIKSSSKKKKKHVIIIFISITGIVLLSLVLTLYVLKKRKKQLKRKGYMDHNSRDENNEGQAHLELPLFDLDTLLNATNNFSSYNKLGEGGFGPVYKGILQEGQEIAVKIMSKTSRQGLKEFKNEVESIAKLQHRNLVKLLGCCIHGRERMLIYEYMPNKSLDLFIFDQMQSVVLDWPKRFLIINGIARGLLYLHQDSRLRIIHRDLKAGNILLDEEMTPKISDFGMARSFRGNETEANTKRVVGTYGYMSPEYAIDGLYSTKSDVFSFGVLVLEIVSGKRNRGFSHPDHSLNLLGHAWTLYMEGRSMELIDTSVGDMHDLSQVLRSINVGLLCVQCSLDDRPSMYSVVLMLSSDGALPRPKEPGFFTGREAKSSSSNQGPSSGNGVTITMLDGR; encoded by the exons ATGTTCTTCTCTACGCATACGAGTCGAACACAACGCCATATCTTTGGCGGCGAGGAAAAATATACGGAGACTTGGAAAGCACCTAAAATcttaggcttttttttttttttatatctaggAACACCTATGGATGCTCTTACAACAGTTGTGTTCATCTTCTCCTATGCATTCTCCCTCTTAAGAATCTCCACTGCAGTTGACACCATAACTAGAAATCAACACATTAGAGCTGGTGAAACCATCACTTCAGCGGGCGGGACCTTTGAATTGGGTTTCTTCAGTCCAGGTAATTCCAAGAATCGATACTTGGGGATATGGTACAAGAAAGTGGCTCCTCGGACAGTGGTATGGGTTGCCAATAGAGAAAGTCCACTAACTGATTCATCAGGAGTTTTAAAGGTCACTCAGCAGGGAACTCTTGTTCTGGTCAACGATACTAATGGAATTATTTGGAATTCTAGTTCATCACGTTCTGCACAGGATCCAAACGCTCAGCTTTTGGAATCTGGAAATCTTGTTATGAGAAATGGTAATGATGGTGATCCAGAAAACTTCCTATGGCAGAGTTTTGATTACCCATGCGATACTCTTCTTCCCGGCATGAAGCTTGGAAGGAATAGAGTAACAGGCCTGGATCGGTACCTGTCATCGTGGAAGAGTGCTGATGACCCTTCTAAAGGTAATTTTACTTATGGGATTGATCTAAGTGGATTTCCACAACTATTATTGAGGAATGGTTTAGCTGTAGAGTTTCGTGCTGGACCATGGGATGGTGTTCGATATAGTGGAATACCTCAATTAACAAACAACTCAGTTTATacatttcattttgtttctaatgAAAAGgagatatattttatttattctctagTTAACAGCTCTGTTATTATGAGGCTTGTGTTAACTCCTGATGGTAAAGCTCAGCGGTTCACATATACTGATCAAAAAAATGAATGGATTCCTTATTCAACTGCACAGAGGGATGACTGTGACGATTATGCAATATGTGGGGTATATGGAATCTGTAAGATTGATGAATCTCCAAAATGTGAGTGCATGAAGGGATTTAGGCCAAAGTTCCAAAGCAATTGGGACATGGCAGACTGGTCAAATGGATGCATTCGAAGCACTCCGCTGGATTGTCAGAAGGGTGATGGATTTGTAAAGTACTCTGATGTGAAACTGCCAGACACGCGGAACTCCTGGTTTAATGAAAGCATGAACCTTAAGGAATGTGCTTCCCTGTGCTTGAGGAACTGCTCTTGCACTTCTTATGCAAATTCGGATATCAGAGGAGGAGGAAGTGGATGCTTGCTCTGGTTTGGTGACTTGATTGATATCAGAGACTTCACTCAAAACGGGCAAGAGTTTTATGTAAGGATGGCTGCATCAGAATTAG AAGCTTCTTCAAGCATAAAAAGCAGctccaagaagaagaaaaagcatgTCATTATCATCTTTATATCAATTACAGGAATAGTTCTTTTAAGTCTAGTCCTGACCTTGTATGTGctcaagaaaaggaagaagcaACTAAAGAGAAAAG GATACATGGATCATAATTCAAGAGATGAAAATAATGAAGGCCAAGCGCATTTAGAGTTACCATTATTTGACTTGGATACATTATTGAATGCCACCAATAACTTTTCTAGTTACAATAAGCTTGGAGAGGGTGGTTTTGGACCTGTCTATAAG GGAATATTGCAAGAGGGACAAGAAATTGCAGTGAAGATAATGTCAAAAACTTCTAGACAAGGATTAAAagagttcaaaaatgaagttgaatccATTGCAAAACTTCAACACCGAAATCTTGTAAAGCTTCTTGGATGCTGCATTCATGGCAGAGAAAGAATGCTGATTTATGAATACATGCCCAACAAAAGCTTGGACTTGTTCATTTTTG ATCAAATGCAAAGCGTGGTACTAGATTGGCCTAAGCGCTTCCTCATTATCAATGGGATTGCTCGAGGCCTTCTTTATCTTCATCAAGATTCCAGACTCAGGATAATCCATAGAGATCTAAAAGCAGGCAATATTTTGCTAGATGAGGAGATGACTccaaaaatttcagattttggtATGGCTAGAAGTTTTAGAGGAAACGAAACTGAAGCAAATACAAAAAGAGTGGTTGGAACATA TGGTTATATGTCTCCAGAATATGCAATTGATGGACTATACTCAACAAAGTCAGATGTTTTTAGCTTTGGTGTTCTGGTGCTAGAGATTGTGAGTGGGAAGAGAAATAGAGGATTTTCTCACCCAGACCACTCCCTTAACCTTCTTGGGCAT gCATGGACATTGTACATGGAAGGCAGGTCTATGGAGCTGATTGATACATCAGTTGGGGACATGCATGATCTATCACAAGTGTTACGTTCGATCAATGTGGGACTCTTATGCGTACAGTGTAGTCTAGATGATAGACCGAGCATGTATTCGGTGGTTCTGATGTTGAGTAGCGACGGTGCACTACCTCGGCCTAAAGAGCCTGGTTTTTTCACTGGAAGGGAAGCAAAGTCCTCCTCAAGCAATCAGGGGCCATCTTCAGGCAATGGGGTCACCATTACAATGTTAGATGGTCGATAG
- the LOC117908780 gene encoding G-type lectin S-receptor-like serine/threonine-protein kinase At4g27290 isoform X3, which translates to MFFSTHTSRTQRHIFGGEEKYTETWKAPKILGFFFFLYLGTPMDALTTVVFIFSYAFSLLRISTAVDTITRNQHIRAGETITSAGGTFELGFFSPGNSKNRYLGIWYKKVAPRTVVWVANRESPLTDSSGVLKVTQQGTLVLVNDTNGIIWNSSSSRSAQDPNAQLLESGNLVMRNGNDGDPENFLWQSFDYPCDTLLPGMKLGRNRVTGLDRYLSSWKSADDPSKGNFTYGIDLSGFPQLLLRNGLAVEFRAGPWDGVRYSGIPQLTNNSVYTFHFVSNEKEIYFIYSLVNSSVIMRLVLTPDGKAQRFTYTDQKNEWIPYSTAQRDDCDDYAICGVYGICKIDESPKCECMKGFRPKFQSNWDMADWSNGCIRSTPLDCQKGDGFVKYSDVKLPDTRNSWFNESMNLKECASLCLRNCSCTSYANSDIRGGGSGCLLWFGDLIDIRDFTQNGQEFYVRMAASELGYMDHNSRDENNEGQAHLELPLFDLDTLLNATNNFSSYNKLGEGGFGPVYKGILQEGQEIAVKIMSKTSRQGLKEFKNEVESIAKLQHRNLVKLLGCCIHGRERMLIYEYMPNKSLDLFIFDQMQSVVLDWPKRFLIINGIARGLLYLHQDSRLRIIHRDLKAGNILLDEEMTPKISDFGMARSFRGNETEANTKRVVGTYGYMSPEYAIDGLYSTKSDVFSFGVLVLEIVSGKRNRGFSHPDHSLNLLGHAWTLYMEGRSMELIDTSVGDMHDLSQVLRSINVGLLCVQCSLDDRPSMYSVVLMLSSDGALPRPKEPGFFTGREAKSSSSNQGPSSGNGVTITMLDGR; encoded by the exons ATGTTCTTCTCTACGCATACGAGTCGAACACAACGCCATATCTTTGGCGGCGAGGAAAAATATACGGAGACTTGGAAAGCACCTAAAATcttaggcttttttttttttttatatctaggAACACCTATGGATGCTCTTACAACAGTTGTGTTCATCTTCTCCTATGCATTCTCCCTCTTAAGAATCTCCACTGCAGTTGACACCATAACTAGAAATCAACACATTAGAGCTGGTGAAACCATCACTTCAGCGGGCGGGACCTTTGAATTGGGTTTCTTCAGTCCAGGTAATTCCAAGAATCGATACTTGGGGATATGGTACAAGAAAGTGGCTCCTCGGACAGTGGTATGGGTTGCCAATAGAGAAAGTCCACTAACTGATTCATCAGGAGTTTTAAAGGTCACTCAGCAGGGAACTCTTGTTCTGGTCAACGATACTAATGGAATTATTTGGAATTCTAGTTCATCACGTTCTGCACAGGATCCAAACGCTCAGCTTTTGGAATCTGGAAATCTTGTTATGAGAAATGGTAATGATGGTGATCCAGAAAACTTCCTATGGCAGAGTTTTGATTACCCATGCGATACTCTTCTTCCCGGCATGAAGCTTGGAAGGAATAGAGTAACAGGCCTGGATCGGTACCTGTCATCGTGGAAGAGTGCTGATGACCCTTCTAAAGGTAATTTTACTTATGGGATTGATCTAAGTGGATTTCCACAACTATTATTGAGGAATGGTTTAGCTGTAGAGTTTCGTGCTGGACCATGGGATGGTGTTCGATATAGTGGAATACCTCAATTAACAAACAACTCAGTTTATacatttcattttgtttctaatgAAAAGgagatatattttatttattctctagTTAACAGCTCTGTTATTATGAGGCTTGTGTTAACTCCTGATGGTAAAGCTCAGCGGTTCACATATACTGATCAAAAAAATGAATGGATTCCTTATTCAACTGCACAGAGGGATGACTGTGACGATTATGCAATATGTGGGGTATATGGAATCTGTAAGATTGATGAATCTCCAAAATGTGAGTGCATGAAGGGATTTAGGCCAAAGTTCCAAAGCAATTGGGACATGGCAGACTGGTCAAATGGATGCATTCGAAGCACTCCGCTGGATTGTCAGAAGGGTGATGGATTTGTAAAGTACTCTGATGTGAAACTGCCAGACACGCGGAACTCCTGGTTTAATGAAAGCATGAACCTTAAGGAATGTGCTTCCCTGTGCTTGAGGAACTGCTCTTGCACTTCTTATGCAAATTCGGATATCAGAGGAGGAGGAAGTGGATGCTTGCTCTGGTTTGGTGACTTGATTGATATCAGAGACTTCACTCAAAACGGGCAAGAGTTTTATGTAAGGATGGCTGCATCAGAATTAG GATACATGGATCATAATTCAAGAGATGAAAATAATGAAGGCCAAGCGCATTTAGAGTTACCATTATTTGACTTGGATACATTATTGAATGCCACCAATAACTTTTCTAGTTACAATAAGCTTGGAGAGGGTGGTTTTGGACCTGTCTATAAG GGAATATTGCAAGAGGGACAAGAAATTGCAGTGAAGATAATGTCAAAAACTTCTAGACAAGGATTAAAagagttcaaaaatgaagttgaatccATTGCAAAACTTCAACACCGAAATCTTGTAAAGCTTCTTGGATGCTGCATTCATGGCAGAGAAAGAATGCTGATTTATGAATACATGCCCAACAAAAGCTTGGACTTGTTCATTTTTG ATCAAATGCAAAGCGTGGTACTAGATTGGCCTAAGCGCTTCCTCATTATCAATGGGATTGCTCGAGGCCTTCTTTATCTTCATCAAGATTCCAGACTCAGGATAATCCATAGAGATCTAAAAGCAGGCAATATTTTGCTAGATGAGGAGATGACTccaaaaatttcagattttggtATGGCTAGAAGTTTTAGAGGAAACGAAACTGAAGCAAATACAAAAAGAGTGGTTGGAACATA TGGTTATATGTCTCCAGAATATGCAATTGATGGACTATACTCAACAAAGTCAGATGTTTTTAGCTTTGGTGTTCTGGTGCTAGAGATTGTGAGTGGGAAGAGAAATAGAGGATTTTCTCACCCAGACCACTCCCTTAACCTTCTTGGGCAT gCATGGACATTGTACATGGAAGGCAGGTCTATGGAGCTGATTGATACATCAGTTGGGGACATGCATGATCTATCACAAGTGTTACGTTCGATCAATGTGGGACTCTTATGCGTACAGTGTAGTCTAGATGATAGACCGAGCATGTATTCGGTGGTTCTGATGTTGAGTAGCGACGGTGCACTACCTCGGCCTAAAGAGCCTGGTTTTTTCACTGGAAGGGAAGCAAAGTCCTCCTCAAGCAATCAGGGGCCATCTTCAGGCAATGGGGTCACCATTACAATGTTAGATGGTCGATAG